Genomic DNA from Salvia miltiorrhiza cultivar Shanhuang (shh) chromosome 1, IMPLAD_Smil_shh, whole genome shotgun sequence:
AGTCGGTTAATTGAATTGCTCATTGTCTAGCTCTATTTCTTTGAAATTTGGTGCAATCGATGTGTTGGATACATGATttctttaattggttgaagAATATTGTTATTGCGGATAACTCTGgattaaaattcatttttcatttcaacgaatcttgacacatttggattcggcacgagaattaaggagttgtagattaatgttgtAAGTgtatagttaataaaatataaaagtgataaagtaggagagagaaagtaataaaaatgataaaataggagagagagagtaataaaagtgattaagtaggagagagaaagtaataattattacccaaaatgaaaacgtgtcaagattcgtgggacgaaaggagtatatAAAAAGgctgttttaatttttaacggctattttttctcaccaaattttaaaaatcaattttttttaactactGCCTATTTTTCAGCAAGCATGCAAAAGTTTCGTCCCACTCCTTCTTTCCACTCCACTTTTTTCTTGTATGTTttggtttattttattttctacatttttttgtattttgattttatttaattagctttattttaattttaatttattttgctcAGAGTAAAAATATGACATCAatattatatctatatttatataatatataaaaatacaattttaacGGATACTTTTTGGTGtaagttttttttaaagaaaaatgtttTTTTACTACTACAAAATAGGAGTATTTCTTTCACAACTCACACTATATCCTGcatgttttttttattcttttttcgtTTCAATTGTAATGTAATTTGACTAAtggttaaatatttaatatacacaTCAAATTACAGATTATGAaaatagctttaatttgatatatattatataaaaaataaatttaaaattaaaagttttaaacaaaattatttttttaattcttcctCTTATTCTTTTcgcattttatttattttattcttatttttcattctagaatataatatatataaaatgacagttttaaggaatattttttagtgtaagtttttttttaaatgatttttaCTACTCCAAAatgcctatttttttttttttcacaattcacaCTCAATCTTGCATGTTTTCCCCCCTCTTTTGTCTTTCTCTTTTCAATTGTAATGTAATTTGACTAATggctaaatatttaatatacatatcaatTAAAGATTATGACAATAGCTtgtatttgatatatattagtatataaaaaataaatttaaaaaatttaaaagttataaCAGTTAGAAGttttaaacaaaaatattttcttaaattccCCCTCTTATTGTTCTcgcattttatttatttattttattttttttattctagaATATGGTGTGAATATATGTTTTGCAGTACGCATCGaacaatgattaattaattaattatgtatgAATACAAGTGAATGGTTTAACTACTTAAATTTTATGATTTACAACTTATATGCAAGTGAACcattcataattaattaattgattatgtatgataaataatttaattttttttttactattttatgtaattataattatttccATGCATTGCACGGGAGACCGATACTAGTTTGACTTAAATATGTAGACTCACATTTTTGATCGGTTTGCCTTTCTTTTATTTCCCAAAGCAAAAAACTTTTGAAATGTCGTTCCTTAAGTTTCCGGTCATCGACATGCGATTGTGACATTAGAATATTATGTTGAATGTTGGTGTGTAAATGGAGCATCGACTTATACTATGTCACATATTCCAAGTGGGCTTAgataaattgaaaatatattttctaagcCCATTGCCAAAATGCTATTGATAGATGTTTAAAATTTAGCAGCAACGACTCAATTAGTTCTTCTTGATCTTGAGTATTAAAGAAAATACTCAATTTAGCACATAGCCTTTTTTACTTAATAAAAtacctaattaaaaaaataataatagatgTACCATTTTATCTCTGTAGCTAGCTCCTGATTTCAAattctaattaaataataattttatcaaaagTAAATAATTTTACAACTGCCGCCAACAGGCCCAACACCTTATTCTTGAATAATTCATCTACGAAATACTCTTGGATAGAATGTAATTAATGttgtttgtattttatttgatgaatGTAATTAATGTTAATCTCGTTCAGATgattatataaataaacaaaatgaaGGTGGAATTGATTGAACGAAAACAAGGTAAAaagtttaaaattaaataaataaagaaacgAAAATAAGGGATTCGTTTTTTTGACTGGTTTAAGAAAGATGCCGAAAAATGAGAGAATATACGACGAAGATCCCATATGGCAACGTTGGCCCCCTCATATAAAAAACACCATCCCCTACTTCACCTCCACATAACTCGACCACCATTCTCAAGATTTACTTTTATAACTGAACTTCTCTCTCTAATCAGGTGagtgatttatttatttcatgattTGACACACTTTACCCgtaaatatgtatatatgtgaTCTCATTgaatcaattttaatttgtttttgtctataatatatatatttatatatgattcCATGCAAAGGTGATGAATGTTTCTCAGTGGGATTTTGCTAGTTTAGAACGATTTAGATCTgtttatgatttcttgattcatTTTTTACATATACAAATTGATAGTTTTACATGCATTGAGACGATTGATTGATTGATGATTCATCACAATGTTGTTGGTTACTTAGAAATTAGAATCCTCCATTAATTAGGAAGATttcactattattattattattattattattattatatcgcagTGAGTGATATTTAAAATAGAATACGATTCAAAATAGAGAATTTTCAGTAAGAGTAAGTAGTATTAAATGCATCATGAGATGATATATAATTGATGGGTGTTGTAGCTTTGTTTTGTGGTGTTGATGACATATAAAAGTTTGTGGATAATGATGTAAAAGTATATAATAGAAATTGAAAGTGGGAAAATGGCGGGTGACAACAATCTAAAGGTGCTGAACGCACTAGACATGGCGAAGACGCAGTGGTACCATTTCACGGCGATCATAATCGCGGGGATGGGTTTCTTCACGGACGCCTACGACCTCTTCTGCATCTCCCTCGTCACCAAGATGCTCGGCCGCATCTACTACCACGTGGAGGGCTCCCCGAAACCCGGGTCCCTCCCACCCAACGTCTCTGCGGCTGTCAATGGTGTAGCCCTCTGCGGCACCCTAGCAGGCCAACTCTTCTTCGGCTGGCTGGGAGACAAGCTCGGCCGCAAGAAGGTTTACGGTCTAACCCTGATGGTGATGTGCATCTGCTCCATCGCGTCGGGCCTCTCATTCGGCCGCGACGCCAAGGCCGTCATGGCCACCCTCTGCTTCTTCCGTTTCTGGTTGGGCTTCGGCATCGGCGGCGACTACCCCCTCTCCGCCACCATCATGTCCGAGTACGCCAACAAGAAGACCCGTGGCGCCTTCATCGCAGCTGTGTTTGCCATGCAGGGCTTCGGCATCCTCGCCGGCGGCATCTTTGCCATGACACTTTCTGCCATCTTCGACGCGACCTTCAAGTCTCCACCCTACGAGGTGGACCCCTCTGCCTCCACCATTCCTCAAGCCGACTACCTTTGGCGGATTGTCCTCATGGTCGGCGCCCTTCCCGCCCTCCTCACCTTCTACTGGCGCCTCAAGATGCCCGAAACCGCCCGCTACACCGCTCTCGTCGCCAAGGACGCCaagcgcgccgccgccgacatGGCCAAGGTCCTCCAAGCCGACATCGAGGCCGAGCAACACAAGGCTGAGGCCATGGCCAGCCGGCAGGAGGGCTACAACCTCTTCTCCAAGGAGTTTCTCCATCGCCACGGCAGCCACCTCCTCGGCACCACTAGCACATGGTTTCTCCTCGACATCGCCTTCTACAGCCAGAATCTCTTCCAGAAAGACATCTTCACCGCCATCGGTTGGATCCCGCCGGCCAAGACCATGAATGCTATCCATGAGGTCTACACCATCTCGCGGGCTCAGACGCTCATTGCCCTCTGCTCCACTGTGCCGGGCTACTGGTTCACGGTGGCACTCATCGACGTCATCGGCCGCTTCACCATCCAGCTTGGCGGATTCTTCTTCATGACTGTGTTCATGTTCGCCCTCGCCATCCCTTATAATCATTGGACTCAGCCTGAACACAGAATAGGGTTTGTGGTGATGTACTCGCTCACATTCTTCTTCGCCAACTTTGGCCCTAATGCCACAACGTTTGTTGTCCCGGCTGAGATATTCCCGGCAAGGTTTCGCTCGACCTGCCACGGCATCTCGGCTGCCTCTGGGAAGCTTGGGGCCATCGTGGGTGCGTTTGGGTTTCAGATACTAGCGCAGAGTCAAGACCCCAAGAAGGTTGATGTTGGGTACCATCCAGGAATTGGGGTGAAGAATTCTTTGATTGTTTTGGGAGTGGTCAATCTCCTAGGGTTGTTGTTCACTTTCTTGGTGCCTGAGGCCAAGGGGAAATCTTTGGAGGAtttgagtggagaaaatgagGAGGCTACTG
This window encodes:
- the LOC130999702 gene encoding probable inorganic phosphate transporter 1-7; this encodes MAGDNNLKVLNALDMAKTQWYHFTAIIIAGMGFFTDAYDLFCISLVTKMLGRIYYHVEGSPKPGSLPPNVSAAVNGVALCGTLAGQLFFGWLGDKLGRKKVYGLTLMVMCICSIASGLSFGRDAKAVMATLCFFRFWLGFGIGGDYPLSATIMSEYANKKTRGAFIAAVFAMQGFGILAGGIFAMTLSAIFDATFKSPPYEVDPSASTIPQADYLWRIVLMVGALPALLTFYWRLKMPETARYTALVAKDAKRAAADMAKVLQADIEAEQHKAEAMASRQEGYNLFSKEFLHRHGSHLLGTTSTWFLLDIAFYSQNLFQKDIFTAIGWIPPAKTMNAIHEVYTISRAQTLIALCSTVPGYWFTVALIDVIGRFTIQLGGFFFMTVFMFALAIPYNHWTQPEHRIGFVVMYSLTFFFANFGPNATTFVVPAEIFPARFRSTCHGISAASGKLGAIVGAFGFQILAQSQDPKKVDVGYHPGIGVKNSLIVLGVVNLLGLLFTFLVPEAKGKSLEDLSGENEEATD